The following are encoded in a window of Streptosporangiales bacterium genomic DNA:
- a CDS encoding IS982 family transposase has product PTGVFTRIAQRLLALTSGIWTNWTTGVTSKRSLTAYDH; this is encoded by the coding sequence ACCCACCGGAGTCTTCACCCGCATCGCCCAGCGACTCCTCGCCCTCACCTCCGGCATCTGGACCAACTGGACCACCGGCGTCACCAGCAAACGATCACTAACCGCCTACGACCACTGA
- a CDS encoding pyridoxal-phosphate dependent enzyme, giving the protein MLPVAYGDCLSGIHCGFADLQATGHIDRVPRLVAVELFHALDQALTSLAPTAPAGSTAPAGSTAPAAIGNHGNHCDDDHGSGGQGGAGAEGVHGGDGGDGVHDGHGGHGGHGGHGGHGGGDGRTDVGGVHDGGGGEPALGPVPITSTAAFSIGGPYNTRQAVQAICATGGRAVPVTEEQLLADQRQLAATEGLFVEAASAATIAAVRKQAADAWLAPHETVVCLLTSTALKDPASAASLPTATAVDLAHTTPAAALDALDRKHVH; this is encoded by the coding sequence GTGCTACCAGTCGCCTACGGCGACTGCCTATCCGGCATCCACTGCGGCTTCGCCGACCTCCAAGCAACCGGCCACATCGACCGCGTACCGCGCCTGGTAGCCGTCGAGCTGTTCCACGCCCTAGACCAGGCCCTCACGTCCCTCGCGCCCACTGCGCCCGCCGGGTCCACCGCGCCCGCCGGGTCCACCGCGCCCGCCGCCATTGGCAACCACGGCAACCACTGCGACGACGACCACGGCAGCGGTGGCCAGGGCGGTGCTGGCGCTGAGGGCGTCCACGGCGGTGATGGCGGCGACGGCGTCCACGACGGCCACGGCGGCCACGGCGGCCACGGCGGCCACGGCGGCCACGGCGGCGGTGACGGCCGTACCGACGTCGGTGGCGTCCACGACGGTGGCGGCGGCGAGCCAGCACTTGGGCCGGTGCCGATCACGAGCACGGCGGCGTTCTCCATCGGCGGTCCGTACAACACCCGCCAGGCCGTACAAGCGATCTGCGCGACCGGCGGGCGAGCGGTGCCGGTCACCGAGGAACAGCTGCTCGCCGACCAACGACAGCTGGCAGCGACCGAGGGCCTGTTCGTCGAAGCCGCCTCCGCCGCAACCATCGCGGCCGTCCGCAAGCAAGCCGCGGACGCCTGGCTAGCCCCGCACGAGACCGTCGTCTGCCTACTCACCTCGACGGCCCTGAAGGACCCAGCGTCCGCCGCCTCCCTCCCGACCGCCACTGCCGTCGACCTAGCCCATACCACCCCCGCCGCCGCGCTCGACGCCCTGGACCGCAAGCACGTGCACTAG
- a CDS encoding ComEA family DNA-binding protein: MPGKKTERATSRVNRVMPAAATGWLPAEAVTEPAAGATTRGKLRAEPEPQLPRRTHAAPPAAARRGDRNGSDGVAHGGGDGSPGRARRGGPNGPSGVARRGRADPPAEARQGARNGSDGVADGRDDSPGKVRRGGRNGSDGVADGRDDSPGKVRRGGRNGSDGVAPRGRDNPRSEPPPDVPPDEARRDDQVEPPGRRRPAHAPGPDLRTAVRTAVAAKLPATLRGARYSPGRRGWRALVVVALLAALISGGLWWRGRSVPAEVPPVTAATSQAPASSTSSAPAKRIVVDVAGKVRRPGIVRLPAGSRVIDAIRAAGGLRPGAKTVGLNLARKLSDGEQILVDVPAAVSQAATVPPGTGGPAGTAGPKIDLNAADLTQLEELPGVGPVLAQRIIDYRTKHGGFQAVNELKDVSGIGPARYADISSRVQV, encoded by the coding sequence ATGCCAGGGAAGAAGACTGAGCGCGCAACCTCCCGGGTGAATCGGGTGATGCCGGCGGCTGCCACCGGTTGGCTGCCGGCCGAGGCGGTTACAGAGCCTGCGGCCGGTGCTACGACTCGCGGCAAGCTGCGTGCAGAACCGGAGCCACAACTACCTCGACGCACCCACGCCGCCCCGCCCGCCGCGGCACGCCGGGGTGACCGCAACGGTTCGGACGGTGTGGCGCATGGGGGCGGTGATGGCTCGCCTGGCAGGGCGCGCCGGGGCGGCCCCAACGGACCGTCCGGCGTGGCCCGTCGGGGCCGCGCCGACCCGCCTGCAGAGGCGCGCCAGGGTGCTCGCAACGGTTCGGACGGTGTGGCCGATGGTCGTGATGACTCGCCTGGCAAGGTGCGCCGGGGCGGCCGCAACGGTTCGGACGGTGTGGCCGATGGTCGTGATGACTCGCCTGGCAAGGTGCGCCGGGGCGGCCGCAACGGTTCGGACGGTGTGGCGCCTCGGGGCCGCGACAACCCGCGCAGCGAGCCACCCCCCGACGTTCCGCCAGACGAGGCCCGCCGGGACGACCAGGTTGAGCCGCCGGGCCGACGGCGCCCGGCCCACGCGCCGGGGCCCGACCTCCGCACTGCCGTCCGTACGGCGGTCGCGGCCAAGCTGCCGGCCACGCTGCGCGGCGCGAGGTACAGCCCCGGCAGGCGGGGCTGGCGTGCGCTGGTCGTGGTCGCACTGCTGGCCGCGCTCATCAGTGGCGGCCTGTGGTGGCGGGGCAGGTCGGTACCTGCCGAGGTGCCGCCAGTGACCGCCGCGACCAGCCAAGCCCCGGCGTCGAGCACATCGTCCGCGCCGGCGAAGCGGATCGTCGTCGACGTCGCGGGCAAGGTACGCCGTCCCGGCATCGTGCGCCTGCCGGCGGGGTCACGCGTCATCGACGCGATCCGTGCGGCGGGTGGACTGCGCCCGGGCGCCAAGACCGTCGGGCTCAACCTGGCGCGCAAACTGTCCGACGGCGAGCAGATCCTCGTCGACGTGCCTGCCGCAGTGTCCCAGGCCGCTACCGTGCCGCCAGGTACCGGCGGGCCGGCGGGCACGGCCGGGCCGAAGATCGACCTCAACGCCGCCGATCTGACCCAGCTCGAGGAGTTGCCCGGTGTCGGTCCTGTCCTGGCGCAACGCATCATCGACTACCGCACCAAACACGGCGGCTTCCAGGCCGTCAACGAACTGAAGGACGTGTCCGGCATCGGTCCGGCGCGTTATGCCGACATCTCGTCGCGGGTGCAGGTATGA